Proteins encoded by one window of Brienomyrus brachyistius isolate T26 chromosome 1, BBRACH_0.4, whole genome shotgun sequence:
- the kcnh3 gene encoding potassium voltage-gated channel subfamily H member 8, which produces MPVMRGLLAPQNTFLDTIATRFDGTHSNFVLGNAQVQSLYPIVYCSDGFCDLTGYARAELMQKSCACHFLYGPETSDQLTAQIQGALDDRREFKMELIFYKKGGAKFWCLLDIVPIKNEKGEVVLFLVSHKDITDNKRDQGPEIDEETGLEVHRVTRPPGFNTNRRRSRAVLYHLSGHLQKQDKSKLKLNNNMFGEKPPIPEYKVAAIQKSRFILLHYGTFKAGWDWLILLATFYVAVTVPYNVCFTAVGGRDEGSSASRSPPSVSDILVEILFILDIVLNFRTTYVSTSGQVVYDARSICVHYATTWLFVDLIAALPFDLLYAFNVSVYFGVHLLKTVRLLRLLRLLQKLERYSQYSAVVLTLLMSMFALLAHWMACVWYFIGRREIESNIPGTWDIGWLHELAKRLGTPYFLPPLTTLLGVSDSSHSTSALGLAANGSHWNATGVELGGQDSWNASQWNATGPGMLGQTPTAAVGHWNRTGVELSGGPSVRSSYVTSLYFALSSLTSVGFGNVSANTDSEKIFSICTMLIGALMHAVVFGNVTAIIQRMYSRRSLYHTRTKDLKDFIRVHRLPKALEQRMLECFQTTWSVNNGIDVGELLKDFPDELRADIAMHLNKELLQLPLFESASRGCLRSLSLIIKTSFCAPGEFLIRQGDALQAIYFVCSGSMEVLKDNTVLAILGKGDLIGSDSLMKEQVIKTNANVKALTYCDLQYISLRGLREVLRLYPEYAQKFVSEIQHDLTYNLREGHGADVDWESNGGLVKKLPSIQEDEEGDEAERSSCPRAPRSPLRLPRGLSSPLRSPLLPPRPFRPPSEQAKSNTLQIPLVSLASAPPELSPRFVDGIETEGNPSSVQKFEFNTSLTQSRPSSPAPESQEHVETRRSISKLSQEMGSLSQQVSKLSQELQEMTRLLRPLLLLSSQPILSALTPAMTPPPSSASAPSVGSPPVAPPPAPPCSPQPASCSLMDRLETGGADLPGCLVPSTTPQKAPLQAHAPLLGCSECLPPSTSASSGEETSRGGSSLIGPGHGHQEERPPASRTTSPSLSFSLSIASSPSPSLSLSPCQGRHLSHLSGRVFHPSLASQDSTLAHISHCSAPPSLNSSPGNHRQRVSPTSSFSTPLIPPPPCTPPSCPHPSPLSPSSLDSLKEAQAAVSSFWPQKPGSAVQGPPSREASCLAMEMQEWGTQTEHISFIDEEGPP; this is translated from the exons GTGCCAAGTTCTGGTGTTTGCTGGATATCGTGCCCATCAAGAATGAGAAGGGGGAGGTGGTGCTCTTCTTGGTCTCCCACAAGGACATCACGGACAACAAGAGGGACCAGGGTCCCGAGATCG ATGAAGAGACTGGCCTGGAGGTGCACAGAGTCACACGGCCCCCGGGGTTCAACACCAACCGGCGCCGTAGCCGGGCAGTGCTTTACCATCTGTCGGGGCACCTGCAGAAGCAGGACAAGAGCAAGCTCAAGCTGAATAAT AACATGTTTGGGGAGAAGCCCCCCATTCCTGAGTACAAGGTGGCAGCTATTCAGAAATCCAGATTCATCCTGTTGCACTATGGCACTTTCAAGGCGGGCTGGGATTGGCTAATTCTACTAGCCACCTTCTACGTGGCTGTCACTGTACCGTATAACGTGTGCTTCACTGCTGTCGGTGGGCGGGACGAGGGGAGCTCCGCCTCCCGCAGTCCCCCAAGCGTCAGCGACATCCTGGTGGAGATTCTCTTCATTTTGG ACATCGTGCTGAACTTCCGCACCACCTACGTGAGCACGTCGGGCCAGGTGGTGTATGACGCCCGCTCCATCTGTGTGCACTATGCTACCACCTGGCTGTTCGTCGACCTGATCGCCGCCCTACCCTTTGACCTGCTGTACGCCTTCAACGTGAGCGTG TACTTTGGCGTGCATCTCCTGAAGACGGTGCGGCTGCTGCGTCTGCTCCGgctgctgcagaagctggaGCGCTACTCGCAGTACAGCGCAGTGGTGCTGACGCTGCTCATGTCCATGTTCGCCCTGCTCGCCCACTGGATGGCCTGCGTCTGGTACTTCATCGGCCGTCGTGAGATAGAGAGCAACATCCCGGGCACCTGGGATATCG GTTGGCTGCATGAGCTTGCAAAGCGGCTGGGCACACCCTACTTTCTGCCTCCCTTGACCACGCTGCTTGGAGTTTCAGACTCGTCACACTCCACGAGTGCACTTGGGCTGGCAGCCAATGGCAGTCACTGGAATGCCACTGGGGTGGAGTTAGGGGGTCAGGACTCCTGGAATGCCAGCCAATGGAATGCCACAGGTCCAGGGATGCTAGGTCAGACACCGACGGCAGCCGTGGGCCACTGGAACCGGACAGGGGTGGAGCTGAGTGGCGGGCCGTCGGTGCGCAGCTCCTATGTGACGTCGCTGTACTTCGCCTTGAGCAGCCTGACCAGTGTGGGCTTTGGCAATGTGTCTGCTAACACGGACTCTGAGAAGATCTTCTCCATCTGCACCATGCTTATCGGGG CACTGATGCACGCTGTGGTCTTTGGCAACGTGACGGCCATCATCCAGCGCATGTACTCACGCCGCTCGCTCTACCACACGCGCACCAAGGACCTGAAGGACTTCATTCGCGTGCATCGGCTGCCCAAGGCCCTGGAGCAGCGCATGCTGGAGTGCTTCCAGACCACCTGGTCCGTCAACAACGGCATTGATGTCGGAGAG TTGCTGAAGGACTTCCCAGATGAGCTGCGTGCTGACATTGCCATGCACCTGAACaaggagctgctgcagctgccGCTGTTTGAGtcggccagcagggggtgcctgCGCTCCCTGTCCCTCATAATCAAGACATCATTCTGTGCACCAGGGGAGTTCCTCATCCGCCAAGGAGATGCACTGCAGGCCATCTACTTTGTATGCTCTGGTTCCATGGAGGTGCTAAAGGACAACACAGTGCTGGCTATCCTGG GCAAGGGCGACCTGATTGGCTCCGACTCGCTGATGAAGGAGCAGGTGATAAAGACCAACGCCAATGTGAAGGCGCTCACCTACTGCGACCTGCAGTACATCAGCCTGAGGGGGCTGCGGGAGGTGCTGCGCCTGTATCCTGAATACGCCCAGAAGTTTGTCAGCGAGATCCAGCATGACCTCACCTACAACCTGCGCGAGGGCCACGGGGCCGAC GTGGACTGGGAGAGCAACGGCGGGTTAGTGAAGAAGCTGCCCTCCATCCAGGAGGACGAAGAGGGCGATGAAGCTGAGCGCTCCTCCTGTCCGCGGGCCCCTCGCTCCCCCCTGCGCCTCCCCCGCGGGCTCAGCTCACCCCTGCGCTCCCCGCTGCTGCCGCCCCGCCCATTCCGCCCTCCCAGCGAACAGGCCAAGAGCAACACCCTGCAGATCCCCCTGGTCAGCCTCGCTAGTGCCCCCCCAGAGCTCAGCCCCCG ATTTGTGGATGGCATTGAAACAGAAGGCAATCCCAGCTCAGTTCAGAAGTTCGAGTTCAACACCAGCCTGACCCAGAGCAGACCCTCTTCCCCTGCTCCAG agAGCCAGGAGCACGTGGAAACTCGGCGGAGCATCAGTAAGCTCAGTCAGGAG ATGGGAAGTCTTTCTCAACAAGTGTCTAAGCTCAGCCAGGAACTGCAGGAAATGACACGTCTCCTAaggcccctcctcctcctcagctCCCAGCCCATCCTGTCAGCCCTGACGCCCGCTATGACTCCGCCTCCCAGCAGTGCCAGTGCACCTTCGGTGGGAAGCccccctgtggccccacccccagccccgccCTGCTCGCCACAGCCAGCGTCCTGCTCTCTGATGGACAGACTGGAGACAGGCGGGGCAGACCTGCCAGGCTGCCTTGTGCCCTCCACCACACCTCAGAAAGCCCCCCTGCAGGCTCATGCGCCCCTGCTTGGTTGCTCTGAGtgcctccctccctccactTCAGCATCATCTGGAGAAGAAACCTCTAGGGGTGGGTCATCTCTTATTGGCCCTGGACATGGACATCAGGAAGAGAGACCCCCAGCCTCCCGGACCACCTcgccctctctctccttctccttgtCAATTGCCTCATCCCCCTCCCcatctctgtccctctcccccTGTCAGGGCCGCCACCTGTCCCATCTGAGTGGCAGGGTCTTTCACCCCTCTCTGGCATCCCAGGACTCAACCCTGGCCCACATCAGccactgctctgcccccccatccctcaacagttctcctggcaaccaccGGCAGCGGGTCAGCCCCACCTCCTCATTTTCCACACCTCTTATCCCACCCCCTCCTTGCACCCCGCcatcctgcccccacccctcccccctttcccccagttcactggactctctcaaagaggcacaggctgctgtcagctcattCTGGCCTCAGAAACCCGGAAGTGCTGTGCAGGGCCCCCCCAGCCGGGAGGCCAGCTGCCTGGCCATGGAGATGCAGGAGTGGGGGACTCAGACAGAACACATCAGCTTCATTGACGAGGAGGGCCCACCCTAA